DNA from Globicephala melas chromosome 11, mGloMel1.2, whole genome shotgun sequence:
CCTCAAGACCATCTTGCATCGCATCTATGGCAAGTTTTTGGGGCTCCGGGCTTATATCCGTAGGCAGATCAACCACATCTTCTACAGGTGAGGCCAGGAGCCTGGGCTCAGGAGCAAAGCAAGCCCCTCACTAAGATGGGGTGGGAGAAGGGTGGTAGGTGGGACTCCACAGAATGCTGGAGGGGCACCAGGGGTTATCAAGAGAGTCTTTGTTCTTCCCTCAGGTTCATCTATGAGACGGAGCATCACAATGGGATTGCCGAGCTCCTGGAGATCCTGGGCAGGTGAGAGGTGGGGCGGGGGCACACATGCCTAGAAGAGGTCGGGAGGATTGATGCATTGAGCTTGGACCTGGCCCTTTGGTCCTGACAACCCTCCCTTAACTCCCAGCATCATCAATGGCTTTGCCTTGCCCCTGAAAGAAGAGCACAAGATGTTCCTCATCCGTGTCCTGCTTCCCCTTCACAAGGTCAAGTCTCTGAGTGTCTACCACCCTCAGGTGAGCGGCCTTCCTCCTGATGATCCCCGGCCCTGGCTgcagagaaaagagggaaggggaagcatTCCAGCCGTGATGGGGCGGCAGAGGGAGCAGGGGGCAGAATTCCTCTCCACGCCTCCCCTTCTGTACCGGGGTCTGGTTTCTGTCACCGACCTCTCTGTGACCTTCTGAGCCCTGCACCTCACCTCCTTTCTGTCTCAACCTTCTGCAGCTGGCGTACTGCGTGGTACAGTTCCTGGAGAAGGAAAGCAGCCTCACTGAGCCGGTAACTCCCCTGCTGGGCCCCAGGGTCCACCTCTCCCTGTCAGCAGCACTTGCCAGCAGCAGCTATTGAGCGGTGCTGCAAGCACTCACGGGCGATGTAACCCGACAGGTGGCATGGTTTCCTCtctaaaggagaagtaaaaccTTTGTGCACCTAGGAAGCATCCAAGCCGGAGAAACAGGAGCACTTAGCTGAGGCCACCCAAGCTGTGCCCaccggggttggggggagagggcagggtgGCTTCCTGGAGACCCAGACAGGTGTTGAGTGAGAATTTTATTCCCGTGTCCTCCTCTTCTCGCAGGTGATCGTGGGCCTTCTCAAGTTCTGGCCCAAGACCCACAGCCCCAAGGAGGTGATGTTCCTGAATGAGCTAGAGGAGATTCTGGATGTCATTGAACCTTCAGAGTTCAGCAAAGTGATGGAACCACTCTTCCGCCAGCTTGCCAAGTGTGTCTCCAGCCCCCATTTCCAGGTGAGACCCAGACCCAGAacatcccagcccctgcctcccagaAAACTGAGGAGGGTCTTCAGCATAGCGAGCCATGTCCCCACTGAGTCTCGCCTGTCCCCACCAGGTGGCAGAGCGTGCCCTCTATTACTGGAACAATGAGTACATCATGAGCCTGATAAGTGACAATGCTGCCCGAGTCCTTCCCATCATGTTCCCTGCACTCTACAGGAACTCCAAGAGCCACTGGAACAAGTAGGGAACTGGGGTGGCACTGGGCACTGAGGATCTGGTTTTGGAATGTGGGAGGGTGTGGATGGACTCAAGAGCCAGTGGTCTCATCTGGTCCCTCAGCAAGCGGGGCTGGTGCCCACTGCATATTAATAGGGCCTTGAGGGACTGACCGGGGAGAAAAGATACCCACGTGAGAGATCTGTGCTACCCAGCAGCAGAGCTGTGGCCTCTGTCGCATCTCTTCTTGAGGTCAGATATTCTGCAGCTTTGGAGATGTAATTCCATGTTGTGAGAAGCTGATGTGATCCTCTTAGTATGTATTAAATCCCAGCATTGTTAAAAGGCTTTCCTGTTTAAAGCTGTGCGCTGGGAGGCCATTCGTGTGGGCTAGAAGAGTAGGAGGTAGTGGGGAAAAGGGAGCTCTTGGAGCACGGGGTGCAGGAAGGATGGGCAGGCAGACTCATATTTGTAAAGGGCCTGAACTGCCAATCTCAAGTCACATGATTTGGCCAGAGCGATGAGCTTACACTGTACAGAGGCTGGTGGGATGGGAGTAGTACATGAGAAAGCTCTTAGCACAGACACCTTGTGGGAGAGAGCAAACTGAGGTCCCGGCACTGAGGGCAGGCTCTGGCCTCTTACACGTCGTCTTTCTTCCTGGCGGCAGGACAATCCATGGCCTGATCTACAATGCCCTGAAGCTGTTTATGGAGATGAATCAGAAGCTGTTTGATGACTGTACACAACAGTACAAGGCAGAGAAGCAGAAGTGAGTCTCTCTCTCCTTGGGGGTGTTCCTCTTCCACACCAGCCCCCTGTGCTTCTCTCTCAAGCCCACCCCAATCCTGTCTTTGTTCCCTCAGGGGCCGGTTCcgaatgaaagagagagaagagatgtgGCAAAGGATTGAGGAGCTGGCTCGCCTTAACCCCCAGGTGAGGTGCTTCTGCCCTTGCCCTGAACTGAGGGGTCCAgcctgggttgggggagggtttGTCTGAGGAGGGGCAGGAAGCAAACAGGGTCCCCATACTTCCCAAGTGGCTCTCGCCACTTGTCTGCCTCCTTTCCTCTCAGTATCCCATGTTCCGAGCGCCTCCACCACTGCCTCCTGTGTACTCGATGGAGACGGAGACCCCCACGGCAGAGGACATCCAGCTTCTGAAGAGAACGGTGGAGACAGAGGCCGTGCAGGTGGGAGGGCACGGGGAGCAGAAAGACAAGACAGcccggggagggagaggagacaaGAGCCGCAGAGCCAAGGAATCAGGGCAGGGAACAGTGGGATTTCTCGGGACTTGGTCACCATTCCTCACCTCCTGCACATCCCCACACAGATGCTAAAGGACATCAAGAAGGAGAAAGTGCTGCTTCGGCGGAAGTCAGAGCTGCCTCAGGACGTGTACACCATCAAGGCACTGGAGGCGCACAAGCGGGCGGAAGAGTTTCTAACTGCCAGCCAGGAGGCGCTCTGACCTCCTCACCCTCCCACCACAGGGCCCCAGCCCTCCACCTTCTGCTCCCCACTGGCTGACTTGGGGCAAGGCAGGGCCTCTCTGCTCTAGGGAGGGGGATGAGGCACTTGAAGCGGGGACACCCGCAGAGTGGTCCCTCTTCTCCCCTGAAATGTGTTCATGCCTCCCCGCGGCTAGTACAGACAGGCTGAGCGCGGCAATGCTCAGCGCTCACACAACTTGGGGATGCCTGGCCCCCTCCTGCTCCTTATCCCACAGCTGCCTGCAGCTGCTCTGAGAAATACACACGGGAATAACgtgctcctctcctctcccctgcaGCCCCAGTTGAACTCCAGGTGTCTCCTCCTTGTCTCCCTCCCCTGCAGGCACATAGGGAGCAGCAGGAGATGATTCTCACCAAAGTTATATCAAACCCCATTGGCCCCTGAAGTGAATTAGCTGGAGGGGAGCCAACCCCCAACAGCACAAATaggcccccagccccagcagtgTGCAGGCTGATGGGGCTGCATTATTTCCTCTTACCCCTGCCTGATCAAGACAACATAGGAgagcaaaaggagaaaagcatAGGCTTTGGACAGTAGGTGATGAATATAGGGCCCAGATGGACCAAGAGAAGGGGATGAACAAACACCCTACCCTGTACCCCCTCTTTGGTGAGCAGCAGCCCTGGGATCACTGACACGGAAGGGACCATCCTGGGGCTGACTGCTTTCCTGTGCTGTTGGTCCCCAAAGCTAGGAAGAAGGAAGCAGGGGGCAGTGCCCTAAGCATGGCTCCCCCCAACACCTATTTATTTCCCTGTTTGTGCTGATGCTGGGCAGGCTCTCACTTGTCCCTTTCAGGAACCTTGGAGGGgcgaggggctggggggggggggccggaCCCGGGTTCCAGGGGCACAGGCAGTGCAGCTTTTGGCTGTGTACATAGGGTGCTTTATTCCCCACAGAGTGATACATGCTAAGGTGGGTTGGGCTTGGACCGTTGTCCCCATATGTACAGAACTGAATAAAGTGGGTCTCTGAGAAGTCTGATTTGCCTTGACGtggaagggagatggggaggatGGAGATGGACATTACAACCAGGATGTGTTCAGTCCTGTGCTGGTTCTGGCCTGGAATGCAGGGAGATAAGGCACCTCTCAGGGTGATCACTTCCAGGAAGGGGCAGCCTGCCGGGCTTGGAGGGCcttctgtaccacatcttcccaCTGGGCATCTGATATCTCCCGAGCCCAGGCAGGAACCCCTGGCGCAGGTAGGCTTACACCAGCCATCGTCCTTTTCACCAGCTCCACGTGTTCTGAAATCACAGGCAGACCAGTTAGGGGGTAGAAACAGTAAGACCAGCTCCTCTCCCCATTCGTTGAATTAACCCAGAGCTTTTGGGCTAGTGAGGTCACTGAATCTGTCCTGTTATTCCTAGGCAAGGCTGCCCATCCTCCCCCAGCCTAGAAGAATAGCATTTCACCTGGATTCTGAAGTCTGCAAAACCTTAGATTACAAACTTGTTTTAGGAACAGGGTGTTCCTGTGACTTCCCTCTACTGGCACTAACCAGTTCCCTTCCTCCATTATTATTCCAGAATAAAAGAATGAGCTCTTTTACCTGGGTCCATAGGAATAGAGCTGTGGTTGCTCGATGCTATAGCTCCCTCCTCATCTTCATCCTCGCTTTCTAATGGTGGGTCTGGCAAATGAAGCCCCAGGGCCTGCAGAGCCAGAGACGACAGTTCAGGGCCAGTCCAAGGACTCCAGCTTCACCTGCTCAGGAACAATGCCTCCTCCACCATACCTGGATCCGATCCTGGATATCAGCAACTACATCTTCTCCATCCCCCACTGGTGCCAGCTCCACCTCCTCTTGTTCAGGATCTTGATTCAGGGGCTGGTAGGAGTAGCCAGCTGGTCCTGCCCCCGTTTCCTCTTGCTCTTCCTCTGGTTCCTCACTGCTCCAATCCCCAGTGCCTTCTGTAGGGCCCTGGTGTGGCCCGAGTTCCTCAGTCTGATTGGGGAAGATACGTTCAGGACCCATGGTGTCTCCCCCTAGAACTACTGCTGCCATCGGGCAGGGGCTGCAAGAACAGGGCGGCAGGAGAATAGTGATCAGATGAAATTAAGTCCACCTTCAGCCTCTCATCCAGCTCCTTGTGGTCTCCTACGTCACGAAACATTTAAACGCCCCAAGtttcctgcccccctccccaccatccaAGCCTCTCCTGGGCCCTTCACCTCTTAAGCCGACTTATCTTCAACGGAGGCCCACCCGCCTTACTCCGCCAATTCTTAACAGCCCAGCCAGAGGCCATGCCACCTCCCAAAAGACATCCCTTCGAGGACGCCCCTCCCCCCCAGTCCACTTAGGAACTCCGGGTCGCCAAATAAGCTCCCCTAGACAAGGCGTACCcgcccccttctctcctctccaagGGGTTCCCCTCTGTACCGCCTGACGAACGCCCTTCGGGTCCCAGAGGCTTCCTTCAAACGGCCGCAGCTGCGGCGGCCCCAGCCACCCCACCGATTCTCGGCGCTGGCGTTTCCGCGCGCCTTACCCGCTCAGAGCCCGCTGCCAAACTCGCACCTTCACTTCCGGCGCGGCAGGACGTGCCGGGGTGCCTAGTCCTCCAACCCTGCCGCGCGCTCATGATTGACGCGAGCGAGGACGAAGAGTCCGCCCCTTGCCCCGCCTCCACCGTCTTCTTCCCGGACAACCAAGGACTACATTACCCAGTAAACCCCgcgattttttaaaattttttaattttaattttaattttaatttattttattttttttgcggtacgcgggcctctcactgttgtggcctctcccgttgcggagcacaggttccggacgcgcaggcccagcagccatggctcacgggcccagccgctccgcggcatgtgggatcttcccagaccggggcacgaacccgtgtgccccgcatcggcaggcggactctcaaccactgcgccaccagggaagcccaaccccgCGATTTTTGACACGTATCTGCACATGCCCAGAATCTCCTCAGGCTCCTGCCCACTCTTCAGCCCCTGACGTCCCTCCGGAACCCCATGAACTACAAGTCCCGGTAGGCTTCGGGCACTTAGCTCTGACTGCATGTTCGCAGACAGCTGCCCGCCGGAAGGATAGAGCCTGGTTGTGTTTATCTCGTTGGGGATCGAGTCGTCGGTTGGCGTGCAACGGGTTCTAGGCTGCAGGCAGCGCGAGGAcccgcggccccgccccggcccggccTGGCAGGTAGTCCGGGGTGGGTTGAGGGACAAGGAGAACTATAGGGGCTGGGGATGCCCATGGTTAGCGCTGGAGTCGTGGGGGACGGGCCTGAGAGtgaagaggtgggggtggggagggagctagGGGGATGATGGGAAAGGAAAGTGTTAATGGGGAAAGAAGGGCTCCGGGAGGATGGTGAGGAAACCAGTGGGAGAGGCCTGG
Protein-coding regions in this window:
- the PPP2R5D gene encoding serine/threonine-protein phosphatase 2A 56 kDa regulatory subunit delta isoform, producing the protein MPYKLKKEKEPPKLAKGAAKPSSSSKDGGGESAEEAQPQPQPPPQPPPQPPSSNKRPSNSTPPPTQLSKIKYSGGPQIVKKERRQSSSRFNLSKNRELQKLPALKDSPTQEREELFIQKLRQCCVLFDFVSDPLSDLKFKEVKRAGLNEMVEYITHSRDVVTEAIYPEAVTMFSVNLFRTLPPSSNPTGAEFDPEEDEPTLEAAWPHLQLVYEFFLRFLESPDFQPNIAKKYIDQKFVLALLDLFDSEDPRERDFLKTILHRIYGKFLGLRAYIRRQINHIFYRFIYETEHHNGIAELLEILGSIINGFALPLKEEHKMFLIRVLLPLHKVKSLSVYHPQLAYCVVQFLEKESSLTEPVIVGLLKFWPKTHSPKEVMFLNELEEILDVIEPSEFSKVMEPLFRQLAKCVSSPHFQVAERALYYWNNEYIMSLISDNAARVLPIMFPALYRNSKSHWNKTIHGLIYNALKLFMEMNQKLFDDCTQQYKAEKQKGRFRMKEREEMWQRIEELARLNPQYPMFRAPPPLPPVYSMETETPTAEDIQLLKRTVETEAVQMLKDIKKEKVLLRRKSELPQDVYTIKALEAHKRAEEFLTASQEAL
- the MEA1 gene encoding male-enhanced antigen 1, with amino-acid sequence MAAVVLGGDTMGPERIFPNQTEELGPHQGPTEGTGDWSSEEPEEEQEETGAGPAGYSYQPLNQDPEQEEVELAPVGDGEDVVADIQDRIQALGLHLPDPPLESEDEDEEGAIASSNHSSIPMDPEHVELVKRTMAGVSLPAPGVPAWAREISDAQWEDVVQKALQARQAAPSWK